The Bos taurus isolate L1 Dominette 01449 registration number 42190680 breed Hereford chromosome 13, ARS-UCD2.0, whole genome shotgun sequence genome contains a region encoding:
- the LOC132346864 gene encoding uncharacterized protein produces MLTSGTVLDHQAAAACNEESRPFLSPSIGATFKQGTLTFCYFKYGFHKDQLDNLNAVILSSFKNSLFKAKVGPRAPSRLSHQQGSHDPCGAGLAPRLHAPLPPLPNGPARRSHALGSRSPLSRTPLPTPQRTGSPLTRSRLSGSRSPLTRTPLPAPQRPGSPLTRTPLPAPQWPGSPLPNGPASRSRAALTPVRRAALRLSQPSTPARAPRPHAPGAGARRARRPHNPAPRRGQVLAAHTPPARRRPSQRPGLSSPPGARAVFCEKPVEPARELPRAAEGRLPEAGRREGGGGRASPGAAALGLHNRVRDGGCACGSTPWLWAGRFRRLPARRGRRHFLSDPGRPASSKPLCARTARWASRPGGAQRDRETGCWSSGGWTEASSGGGESFIRAKPT; encoded by the exons ATGCTGACTTCAGGCACGGTGCTGGATCACCAGGCAGCAGCCGCCTGCAACGAAGAGAGCAGGCCCTTCCTATCTCCTTCCATTGGTGCCACCTTCAAACAGGGCACCCTTACTTTCTGTTACTTCAAGTATGGCTTCCATAAAG ATCAACTTGACAATTTAAACGCAGTAATACTTTCAAGTTTCAAGAACTCTCTTTTCAAGGccaaagtg GGCCCCCGGGCGCCGTCGCGcctttcccaccaacagggctCACACGACCCCTGCGGCGCCGGCCTGGCTCCCCGCTTACACGCACCCCTCCCCCCGCTCCCCAACGGCCCGGCTCGCCGCTCACACGCTCTCGGCTCACGCTCCCCGCTCTCACgcacccctctccccactccccagcgAACTGGCTCCCCGCTCACACGCTCTCGGCTCAGCGGCTCACGCTCCCCACTCACACGCACCCCTCTCCCCGCTCCCCAACGGCCCGGCTCGCCGCTCACACGCACCCCTCTCCCCGCTCCCCAATGGCCAGGCTCCCCGCTCCCCAACGGCCCGGCAAGCCGCTCACGCGCCGCCCTCACCCCAGTGCGCCGGGCGGCGCTCCGGCTCTCACAACCCTCGACGCCGGCCCGCGCTCCCCGGCCGCACGCCCCCGGCGCAGGCGCCCGCCGGGCTCGCCGCCCACACAACCCCGCCCCCAGGCGCGGGCAGGTGCTGGCCGCTCACACGCCCCCTGCGCGCCGCCGACCCTCGCAGAGGCCCGGCCTAAGCTCTCCGCCCGGCGCGCGCGCCGTGTTCTGCGAGAAGCCCGTGGAGCCGGCCCGGGAGCTGCCCCGCGCGGCCGAGGGAAGGCTGCCTGAGGCGGGGCGCCGTGAGGGCGGGGGCGGGCGGGCGTCTCCCGGGGCCGCTGCTCTGGGGCTGCACAACCGCGTGCGAGATGGCGGGTGTGCCTGTGGTTCCACTCCGTGGCTGTGGGCAGGTCGGTTTCGGCGGCTTCCCGCGCGCCGGGGACGCCGCCACTTCCTCAGCGACCCCGGCCGCCCCGCGTCCTCGAAGCCTCTGTGCGCGCGGACTGCGCGGTGGGCCTCTCGCCCCGGTGGCGCGCAGAGAGACCGGGAGACGGGCTGCTGGAGCTCAG